The segment CAATCGACGAATTGATCAGGACGAGGCTTGAGGGAACCGCTAACAGGATCGCAATCTCCGGGGCTCCCTAGAGAGTATCGGCTTGAACGGGTTACTGTGGATAGCAACAGCAGCACGTTGAGTGCAATGACCACGGTAGCGAATTTCGTCGGGGGACCCGAGGGGAGTTTCTTGAACGAGGCTAGGAAAATGAACATGATTGAGGCTGGGTGAAACAGATAGAGCGTCAGCAGGATCCAAATCAGTCCAAGGTCCGGACCGCCAAGTCCCTGGATAGCAAACAACATGACGAGAAAACAAGCGCCGCCAGTTCGGCCGTCACTAGCGTCAATATTCTTACGGTTTTTTCAATAGGCCTTTTCGATTATGGCACCCTGGAAATAGGAAAGACGATCACCTAATTCGCAAATATCACTTGGTGGCATAGGCATAGTGGACTTACCGGCGATTTATTTGAAAGCCTAAAAGTTCTCTAAGGGCGTATTGGACGTTACTCCGGGATAGCGAAAGTGCTGCCGCAGCCACGCCTTTAGTAAGATGCAAGGAACATCAAGTAGAGGAAAATCCACCATGCCTATGCCACCAACTCCAAACTATCCCGACCTTACCGATCCTGATCGGCTCTCCGAGTTTGTCCTTTGGGTGCGAGGAGTGCTTGATTGCCTCACCGACGAAGAGCAGGAAGACGAATATGGCGATTTGTTCATTCCAGATCTGCGCTACCTAATGCGTAAGAGCTTCCAGGATGCGTATGCTCATTTCCAAGACGTTGCCAACAGTGCAAATGGCATGGAAGAACATATAGCTTCCCGGCACGGTCTCGTCGGCACGCAACTGATATTCAAGCTGACTGTAGTGAAATATTGGGCAGGGCAATTTGGCCAGCAGGGCGGGCCGTCCCTTCTCCGGCGGTTCTTGAACGCCATCAATACGCTGCTTGGGAGCATTGCCAGTGCACTACCTGGATCCGCTGCTGGGATGATTCTGGAGCTTAAGGACGCTATCGAGAACTCGATAAATGCGGAATAACCTAGGCGACCCGCCTGTTGATGTACACCCCACCGCAAGGGATTGAAAAGACGGACATAATTGAAGAAATTAACATGGCACAAAGCTATATTCCAACGTGGCTAGGATCCAACGGAACGGTCAACGATCAGCCACAAACGCCTCTAGAACAGAAATAAATTGTAGGATCGTTCTACTATCGCAAAATAATGTAGTGCCTAGTTTAGGCATCTGTCCGAGTGAGGAGGAGGAAGAATGACTAAACTCGAATTTCGAGCATACGGCAAATGGTGCGGCCCAGGCTTTCCGGAAGGAGGAGATCCTGAACCAATAGATGAGATAGACCTCGCTTGCAAGCTACACGATAAAGCGCATTCAAATAGCAACAATTGGTCGGAAGCCGACAGGGACTTTGTTGCGAAAATGAACGGTGTGCTTTCAAGTCGAATCGTCTGGTCTTTGTCTTCGAGGCGCCCGTGCATATGCACAACGCCAGAGAAGGTCGAACTACCCGGTGCAGGCAGTGCCTGGCCGGCAAAGCTCATATCCGCAGATGGGATGTCTGGCAGAAACTCGACCAAAGCGCGTTCAAGAAGCGTGTCGAAGTTTGTGGTGACTACACAGTAGGCCTGTTGTCCAGATCACGCGATAGACGAAGAATCGTTCGATGCTGACCGAGCTTGGGATTGTCAGGAACTGCGAGTAACTTTGAGACGGCATCCGTCACCGCGTCTGGATCCGCCAATCTTCGGCTCAGTGACCCAAGCACCTCCTCGTAGCGCCCTTCTCTATACGCACGATTCTCCGAGTCTGCCTTTCGTACAGCCAGAGACTCGTAGGTGCGGTCGGCTAGCAACGCAAAATCCGGCATTTGCGGCGCGATAACCCCGGTTCCGCAGAGTAAAACCACCTCACCGGCAAGAATGGAATTGACAAGCTTACCGGGAAATTCCGGACCATCGTTCGAGAAGCGAAGGGTCACGGCTCAACTCGGCGGAAAGATGCGCATTATCCACCGCACGCAGGGTGAACGCTACAGAGTCAATTCCGCGCTGACCCAAAGACCGAGTTTAGGTCCCGAGTTGCAACCTTACCGATGGTTGTATTGAACTATATTGATCGGTACCTGATCCCCTGACAGCTTATGCCGAAAGGCGCTCATGTTCCGAAATTAGGTACTTCAGATAGCTGCGAATTAAATCGCAGAACAGACGAGCCTCATTGATATCAAGTTCCAATCCTTCCCTTAAGTCCATGCCATGGCGCACTCCACCACCGGTCGTATCGGAGAGATAGCCGTGCAAGGTCTCCAGCCACCGCAGTATGTGACGTAGATGGCCTGATTCGTGCTGTCGCAACTCTCGGCTGATTTTGTTGAAGTAGCGGCCCTTGATACTACCCCCGAGAATCTCGTTGCTCCGAAAACCCGTCGCAATCGTTTCCAGAAGCCACAGCAACTTGTGGACGGCCTGACGGCCATCGCCCTCGCTAAGTGCACGTTCGGAAGCAGTGAGTGCGTCTTGGATTAACGCTTCGGCCAAGTCATCAAGAGATGGCGCACGTTCCGGCACAGCAATCGGTGCATGCGAGCCAGTGGCTATAAGTCTTGGGGGATCAATCTGAAATCCGGCATCGGCGTCGTTCAAAATACTATTGATTCTGTTTAGAGGTGGCATAGCCATGAGGGGGTAGCGGGCCTTAAGCGTTTCGCACCCGTCCCAAAATGCCTCAATGAACAGCGGCGCGTTTTCCGCCGCCTTTCTCATCACATAATCTAGGTCGGTTGACGCCCAACCCTCGTTACTGCTGCGTTGGTACGGTTCGCCTGCTGCCGTAGCGAAGTGGGACTTGAAGTGCTCAAGAATTTCTTTTCTCGATCCCTGACCGCAAATCCTATCAATCAATCTACGGAAGGCCATGTCAACCTCAGGCTTCACGGCGCGCGGGCTCTCGTACCGCCAATTTCCGTCAAACTCAAGCATTCTTGAGCCTGCCTGATGCAAGAACCAACTTCGCTGCTTCGTGAATGGAAATGGGCTGGGTTGGATCTTTCGCGCTCGGCCAAATAAGACTGTTACCGGCAGGGGGCGAAAATTCATACTGAGCTTTGTTGGCGTTCCATTTTGCTACTGTGAATTCCAAGTGCAGATTAGCCGCCAGATCCAGTAGTGCCCACCCGCGAGCATCTGTGATCATTGGGGTCAAAACCCCGCAAAACTCGTTTCCAAACTTCAAAATCGTGATGCGGCCGTATGGTTGACCTCCGTCGATTAGTGCCAAAAACCAATTGGAATCAATTGTTCCCTTTCGCAATTCGGGAGGCCAAGAATTGACAGTTTCGTGTGGAACCGGCCTGAGAAAATTTGCAAATTGAAGACAGAACTCATTCACTTCTGCCTTCACATCTTGTGACATTAGTCCTGGTTTCTTCCTGTTGGGCCGCTGGCGAGGTTGAATGAACCTCTTGTAAACAAGACGCAAGACTGATGCGACAAAAATGCCCTCGTTAGAAAACACATATCGGTACCCAAGCTGCTTGAACCAATAGAGGAAAGAAGCCCTTAGACAGGTAATTAGAATCGAACTTCGAGCGTCTAGTTCGACAGCGAATCTCGCGGCTAGTGTCTTCTCACCTAATTGCAAATCTGACTTCAATACGACGAATTCTTTATCGCAGTCGACCTGTATTGACCTCACTGGAATGCGTCTGTCCTCTCCTTCTACTTCCAACCATTGTCTGAACCGTTGCAAGCCATCGGAATCAGCGGAATCTGACAGCACTCTATCTACGAGGTCGTCCCTTTGCAGCCCTTGAGTCACTGCGTCGGCCGATTCCGCTTCAAAAAAACTGCCAAACCCGTTATCCACATCTCTTCGCTGCAGCACCCGTTGTCCCCCACCTAGGGAAGCAGGGACAATATGGCCCTTGGTCAAGCCAATATCTTCATCAACATGAAGAATCGGGCAAAAGAAGTACTTGAATGGCTCTCCAGTTACAGATCTGAAGTCAGATTTATATTGTTCCAGTTTGAGGCCTAGTGGTTCTCTTGCTGTCAATTTATTTACGTGCTCCATCATCAATGTCTCTTGGACGCTCCCGTTCAATTTTGATTGGCGCTGGCTTTGCGCTGGCGAGACGCTTGGGGCTTATGCTAACTAGCCGACGCTCCCGCTCCGTGCCTCCATACTCGGACTCCGCACTTTATGGGAATTTTAATCGTTCGGAACTTGTTCTTCGATTGTAGCTATGAGATTGTCGTTGAACCCGAATACGCCATATACCTGTTTATCAAGTTCGCAATCGGCTGCCACCTGCGCTTCCTGTAGTGCAAGAATCTCCGCTTTCCTTTGTTCAAATCGTTCGAACCAATCTTCTCTGGCTGCACCAACAATCTCAATCTCGTACTTCTTCAACTCGGCACAGAACTGCCGCCAGCTCAGTGCCTCGAAGTTGCCAATTTTTTTGGTCGTTCCATCCAGTCCAAAGTCTGCGACAAGCAGTCCAACGAGGTTCCGCTTGATTTCGGCAATCTGGTCTGAAATGGTTTGTATCGTCTGTACTTGATCGACGATGGATTGCACAGTATCAGGCTCGGCCACAGGGATTGGCAGCGCCCGCAGTTGCGGTGACTGAAATTGCAGATAGCCGCCGCTCATACGCAGCGACCCAAAGAATTGATCGTAAATGAACGCCATTGCCTTCGAATTCAAAATGCCTGCCAAGAATTCCAGAGGTAGTTCCGACTCGTAAACGCAATTGGTATTGATCGAGCAAAGCTCTCCAGCAGCGTCAAAAACCGCTTCGGGCCGCAGTGCCATTTTGGCGAATATGATCTTTGGTGCGGCATATATGCTGCGCCGATGATCCGATAGATCGACATCGCCCAGGCGGACTGCTGGCCTCGTGAATATGCGGCGCTGCGCCGTTAATGGCTGAATCCCCCAGTACGACATATAGCGGTCAATCGTGCCGGTGTTAATCATCGGGGTTGCACCGATCTCGTGCTCGATAACTACTTGGGAAAGCGTGTCGGCTTCACCGGCCGTGGAGGTTGCATTGACCTTGGCAATGTCTACCAGGCGCGAACACTTGGCGAGCACAGTTGACAGTTCATCACTGTATTCCGAAAGAATTAGAGAGAACATGCGATTAGGCAGGGCGTCGAGCTCACTTGCTTCAAGTTCCCGGATTGTCTCAACGCGCCCCGTGTCGGCATCACGTTCCGCGTAGGCTGTCACATCATCTCGGTTATCGGATTTGTGCAGGATTGATACGATTGGATAGACAGACGGGTCCTGAAACACGCGGTCTGCCGACAAGTTCAGCACGCCGCAAAGCTGAGCCATATCGCGTATCAGGTTTCGGATTCCAACACCGTAGGGCGCAGCAAGATACTTGTTCGGCGTAATCAGCCCCACGAAGCCATCCTCACGTACAAGAGTGAGAGAAAGTTCCATGAACAGGATATAGAGGTCGTAAGCGCCGCTCGCCGCGGCAAACTTCTTCTTCCAATAATCCTTCGTCTCTTTGCCTGCGTGCCTCGAAAGCTCAAGAGCGCTGACGTACGGTGGATTCGTAACTACAACGTCAAACTCACCACCGGCAAAATCTGACCAATCGAAGGCATCTCTGGGAGCAAGCGCCGCAGCGTCAACAACGGAATTGCCGACTCGAATATTGTCATCGAGATAGGTAAGCGGTTGGCGGGGATTCGCGGTCTTGAGCCACAGGCTCAGCTTCGTTATTTCGACAGACTCGGAATTGATATCGACACCGAACAGATTGTGCTCGAGGATATGCGTGTCCCATCGGAATAACTCGTGCTGCCCTGCAACGAGATTTGCGAGTTCCGCGTTGACCAGGTTGCCTTCGTTCAGCAGGTAGTCGAACGCAGCGATTAGAAACGCTCCAGACCCGCACGCTGGATCGAGCAATTTAATCTCTGAAAGCGCATCCTTGTATCGGCCCCAAAACTCGACATGCCTGCCGATCTGTGCGTTGTACCGAACCTGTCCCTTGTTCTTTCCACGCTGGATGAATTGGATTGACGCATAGTCATCGTCCGTCAATTCCGGAAGCTCGCCCTGCCCGAGTTCTTGCTTTTTGTTTTCCAACACCTCGCCAAGCGTCTGTTCAATCATGTATCGAGTAACGAATGCGGGAGTGTAATAGACGCCTTCGGTTCGCCTGCGGCTCAGGCGTTGGTCAAAATCTTCATAATCCTCGGCAGCCGACAGTTCTTCGAGATCCGTTATCGACTGTTCGAGAATGTGGCCAAGCACCTCTACGCTGACTTCAGTCTTGAACTCGTAGCGCCCGATTGCCCTAAACGCCTCACAAATCTCATCGCTTACTTGAAGTTCGGCGATCTCTTGGGACTGCCGGAACAAACCGCCGTTGTATGCGGGAATCTCAATCCGGGCACCGCCAACTTCCAGTATCTGCCCTTCGTCAATGGCTCGGAACAGTCCAAGAAAGTTCTGCCATACGGGAACGGGTGCGAACGGATTGTGCTGGGTGAAGGTTTGCTCAAGCACATTCGGCGGAAGCAATCCTGTGTCCTCCGCGAAGGCAACGAAAATTATTCGATCGAGAATTGTCTGTGCAAGACGTAGGATTTGTCTGGGCGTCTTATCCGGGTGCGCTTCCCGCAATTGGCGAAACAGCGTTACGCGCACCTGCCGGTAGTCGCCGTAGAGCGCGTTCGTAATCTCCTCTTGAACAGCCTCACTTTCCTGGAGGAGTTGCAGCGTGTGCCCGCCCAGCAGATTCGCTGCGCAAAGCAGCGTGTGAAAACGAGCGTATTCTTTCGGATCAGTAAGCTCCTGGAGGTTCCAGCTCTCGTATAAGGCTCGGCCATATCCAACAGCGTACAAACGGACCTCGACGTAGTTACTTACGAGCACCCAGCGTGCACCCGGCGCGTCCATCGCGTATTCCCAAGCCTGCTGAACCGGCGTCTTGTTTCGGCCCGGCATTATTGCGTCGAGATCGCGCAGCCTTGCCGACTTTAGCTCGAACGGTGCAACGATATGGCGTTCGTCATCCGTGAAATGCCCGAGGGCTACATCGACTGCTTTACGATCGACGCCGACGGAGCACTCTGGTTGTAGCGTCCATTCCTCGCGGTCATCAAACCCGGTATAGCCGAGCACTCCAATCAGGATGCGTTGAGTGAAATGCCCGTGGACTGCGACCTCAGATTGCCGATGAATCGCCCGGGACTCGATCGTTGCAGCCCAATTTTGGATGACCTCGGCGTGCTCTTCCGGTAACTCCTCAGGAGCGTTCTCGGTTATCCGGCTAATGATGCGAGGATGAAATAGTGGCACGCGAGCCCTTGAATTATTCCATTGTCGAAGCGCATTGTCGCAGTTATGCGCCCACTACCCCAGATACTGCATGAGCAAAAGGTGTAAGGCGTTAGTATCTCGACATAATTCAGTGTTTTAGAGCACTTTCGAGCGACACCCTTCCCGTAGTAGATTGTAGTCAACAACTGATCCTGTTTCCAATCTGAACCCGCAAGGGACGCTGGATTGAAAAATTTTTCACGGGATGCATGTCGAACCGGAGTCAACCAGCTTTGCACGCCTGCCAGTTGGGCACCTTATTCCAGGCCGCTCACGATCAACAATCAACAGTGAGTCCTGCTTCCCCGTGCGCGGTCGAACAGGATGAGAACTCGATGGGGAGTTCCTTCCGTATTCCTGGGACAGAACCTTTCGCTCAGGTTCTTAAGAACCTGTCACTTTACAGATCAAATATTCCGTCTGTTTTGGTAAACTGAAGGTCTGGGGGTTATTGACCGAATGAACAAGCGAGTTCACGAAGCATTTGATTGAATCCCGGTCGCTGCGGCGGCCGAAATGCACACTGCAAAGTCCCTTGCAGTCACCTCGACCCCAGTCTCACGGATCCTGACTTCCGTTCCGCACGGCGGCGCGGGCACGCCCTAATCCGGCATCCCGCTGGACCGACCGCCAGCAAGCGTCGCCGGCGGCGCCTTGCGCGCCCGGAGAGGCTGCGATGAAGGATGTCACCTATCAACTTGACCGAGCCATCGTCACGATCATGACCGAGATCACCGAGGCGTCGATGGTCGATCTCGTCGCCGAAATCGACCGGCTGAGCACGGACTACTTCTACAAGACGATCGAACTGCGCATCGCGTCCCCGGGAGGCGAGTTGCTTGCGCTCGACTACTACTTAGACGCGATGGGGCGATTCCGGCGGCGCGGAGTCCAGATATGGACCCGGGCGCTTACGCAGGCCGGCAGCGCAGCAGCTTCCATCGTGTCGCTGGGCGATGGCCCCAGGACCGCCGGACGCACTGCCGTGCTCCGTTATCACTTCCACCGCGTCTCCGCGGAGGGCGACATGACGGCCTACACGGCCACGGCGCTGCAGCAGCTGTTGAGCCAGACGGACCGCAAAATGGTCGGGCAGATCGCCGAGCGCGCATTCCTCGGATATAGGCGCAACGCCAACCCGCCGGAGGAACCCGGCCGTCCGCAGCGTGGATCGGACTGTTTTGCGGAAACAGACTGGCAAATCATGAATCGGTTGACGGGCAGGAGATTCGACGTCGATTTCCATACGACTGACGAGACCAAGCGGGCGTGCCTGGCGGCGATCCGAAAGCGGGTTGCGGAGGAATGCGAACAGTCGCCCGATGCGACCGGGTTTCTTCTCCTCTACGGGGAACTCTTCGGATTCGACCTCAATATATCTGCGGCGTTCGCCTGCGAACTCCGGCTGATCGACGGACTGGCCGATGAGGACAAGCTGGATTCGCCGGCGGTCGAGCCCGGCAGGCGCCTGCACAGCGTCGAGATTCCGGAGTGGCGCAACCTGTTCCCTCCCCACGGCGAGATCGCGCGCGCGGACCTGTGCCGGCACGTGATGGCGTTCGGCGAGACGGGTTCCGGAAAGACCCAGTCCGCGATCGTCCCTCTGCTCAATGGCATATTGCGCCAAGCCGACCCGGCGCATAAGGCCGACACGCCGGTGAGCTGCGCGCTCGTCATCGATCCGAAGAAGGAGCTTCATCAAATCCTGGCGAGTCAGGCGCCGGCGGGCGTTGCCGTGCAGGTTTTGGAAACCACCGGGAACGGCGGCGCCGGGTTGCAGCTAAATCTCATGAACGGCCAGTGGGCCATTGCAGAGGACTTCGTCAAGGACGACATGCTGGGGACGGCCCAGAAGATTCTCAAGCGCTGCGCTTCGTTCGCACCACAAAACCCCGCCTTCGAATCGTTGCTCGGACGCGGGGCGGGCGACAACGCGTATTGGAAGAACCAGGGGGTGCGGCTCGCCCAGACCATCATCGCTCTGCTGCTGGTCGTCTTCAAGTACCGCGCCGTCATCTTCGATCCGAAGAACTTCAACCCGATGGCGTACTACCTGAAACTGAAATTGCGCACGTTCGGCGTGACGGCGGGTCTTTTGGCGCCGAGCGCGGAAATGGCCGGACGTGCCTATGTAAGGCTGCTCAAGGAACTGAAGGGGATCGGCGACGCGGCGCGCGCCGATCCCAATCCCCACTCGGAATCCTGCCGGGTGCGCGGCCGGTGGCTGTTCACGCTCGATGAGCGGCGCGCGCTGCGCAAGGCCTGGAAGGACTATCGTTCACGCATCTGCTCAAGCCAGCGGAATAACACCGAGTTGCGCGAGTTCATCGACGCTCGGGGCAAGGCGTTCGCACGGCTGGCCGCGAGCCGGCTGCCCCTGAACATGTCCGAAGTGCTCGACGGACTCCAAGCGGTGGCCGAGTCCTGCTGGGACGCGGCCTGCCCCCTGCTGCCGGACGAGGCCCTGCGCCCGTCGAAAAATCTCATCGCGCTGGCAGCCATTTTCCAGCGGCAGTTCTTTGTCGGCGGGTCCGGGAATCACGCCGATGAAAAGGATCAATGGGTCGATCAAGACGGCAGGCCGAAGTATCTCGCCTACAGCTCCAGAGGCCGCGCCAAGCACATGTTCCTGGCCCACCGCCTGGTGGAGGAGTACCTGCGCGATCTCGTATCGGGGACCCTGGAAATCGACGACGCCTTCGACGAAGTGGAATACTTCCACAGCCTTGCCACCGTGCGCAGGGACCTTCAGCACTACATGGGGCTGTTCGGCTTCGCCAAGCCCGCCTTCACGGACTTCAGCGATTCCGGACCGGCGCAGGCGCTGTTCTTCGGATGCGAGCCCTTCCTGCTTGCACGTAATACCTCGGCGGGAGGCGATGAACAACTCAATATGTTCAGTCCCGCCATCAACTCGGAAAACGGCGGCACGGTGTACGTCTATCAGCCGTCGCTCGGGCATGGCCGCGACGCGCTCGTGGCCCGGGCGCTCAAGGCGCAGTTCTTCGAGGCCGTCTTAAGCGACGAGAAGCGGCAGGAGAACGGCTCGGACTTGCCCCTGGTGGCCTATGTCGCCGACGAATTCCACCGCTTCATCACGTCCGATGTCGTGCACGGCGAGCAGTCATTCTTCGACACCTGCCGCTCATTCGGCGCCTTCTGCGTGGTCGCCTCGCAATCCATGTCGAGCCTGCATCACGCCCTGGCCGGGGTCTCGTTCACCAACAAGGATGCGAAGGCGGTGGAAATCCTGCTCAACAACACGGGCACCAAACTATTTTTCCGGACGACGGACCGGGCGCTGCATGACACCATCGACCGGCTCTGTCCGCTCACGCCCTACCTGCCCAAGTCAACGGAGGTCCGTCCACCGTCCACGCTGCGGCCCGGCGAGTGCTATGCGGTCGTGACCGATGGGCGGTTTCTGCGATGCAAGATCGATCTGAATGCGACAGGGCGGAAATAGTATCCCCGGATCAAGGAAATAGCCGGTCAGGAATTTGTAGACATTGCGGAGCCGGTTGAGGAATTGGCGGTCACTAAATCAACTCCCTATCCCATAGTAACGCCGCTGACGAAATCCCACCGGATCCCGCGCGCCCCAGTAACTGCTCGTTACGAGCTTCTGGCTTTCTACGCATCGCGCAGCCTGCATCAGTCGGCGATGGTTCTGAATGGACCAGTATTAGGTTGTAACCGGCCTTTGCTCAATCGCCAATGGGTCAGGCACCCATTCTGAATTTCGTCAACA is part of the Bacteroidetes bacterium SB0662_bin_6 genome and harbors:
- a CDS encoding N-6 DNA methylase, which produces MPLFHPRIISRITENAPEELPEEHAEVIQNWAATIESRAIHRQSEVAVHGHFTQRILIGVLGYTGFDDREEWTLQPECSVGVDRKAVDVALGHFTDDERHIVAPFELKSARLRDLDAIMPGRNKTPVQQAWEYAMDAPGARWVLVSNYVEVRLYAVGYGRALYESWNLQELTDPKEYARFHTLLCAANLLGGHTLQLLQESEAVQEEITNALYGDYRQVRVTLFRQLREAHPDKTPRQILRLAQTILDRIIFVAFAEDTGLLPPNVLEQTFTQHNPFAPVPVWQNFLGLFRAIDEGQILEVGGARIEIPAYNGGLFRQSQEIAELQVSDEICEAFRAIGRYEFKTEVSVEVLGHILEQSITDLEELSAAEDYEDFDQRLSRRRTEGVYYTPAFVTRYMIEQTLGEVLENKKQELGQGELPELTDDDYASIQFIQRGKNKGQVRYNAQIGRHVEFWGRYKDALSEIKLLDPACGSGAFLIAAFDYLLNEGNLVNAELANLVAGQHELFRWDTHILEHNLFGVDINSESVEITKLSLWLKTANPRQPLTYLDDNIRVGNSVVDAAALAPRDAFDWSDFAGGEFDVVVTNPPYVSALELSRHAGKETKDYWKKKFAAASGAYDLYILFMELSLTLVREDGFVGLITPNKYLAAPYGVGIRNLIRDMAQLCGVLNLSADRVFQDPSVYPIVSILHKSDNRDDVTAYAERDADTGRVETIRELEASELDALPNRMFSLILSEYSDELSTVLAKCSRLVDIAKVNATSTAGEADTLSQVVIEHEIGATPMINTGTIDRYMSYWGIQPLTAQRRIFTRPAVRLGDVDLSDHRRSIYAAPKIIFAKMALRPEAVFDAAGELCSINTNCVYESELPLEFLAGILNSKAMAFIYDQFFGSLRMSGGYLQFQSPQLRALPIPVAEPDTVQSIVDQVQTIQTISDQIAEIKRNLVGLLVADFGLDGTTKKIGNFEALSWRQFCAELKKYEIEIVGAAREDWFERFEQRKAEILALQEAQVAADCELDKQVYGVFGFNDNLIATIEEQVPND